In the Brachyhypopomus gauderio isolate BG-103 chromosome 4, BGAUD_0.2, whole genome shotgun sequence genome, one interval contains:
- the LOC143511554 gene encoding interferon-induced protein 44-like, with product MGKEIILSCETNTEGLTVTWEKDGQKLMCVQDKHIMKQDGTECSLKILNADERDDGNYTIQLENNLGTASCSAMVNVELSEWRTVQWEQNATVSSLKEFKIDNDHVRQLRFLLYGPVGAGKSSIINTIRTIFEDRQFEGLCVNCPVATLSKCYTKNYLKYSIGTEGALPLIFSDTMGVEKGESEGVCSDDIINALKGHITEGYVFNPTGQILEDNPLYRINPSLSDRIHCLVNVIAADKIALMDVEVINKMKKVREAASRIGFPQVVFMTRVDLACPLTTRNLHCIYRSRKIKENMQKCSNLLGVPVNCIFPVKNYYEETTVNEDTNCLMLDALKHIIPWVHKYVVNCSTMSTNKQ from the exons ATGGGCAAAGAAATCATTCTTTCCTGTGAGACAAACACAGAAGGATTAACTGTGACATGGGAGAAGGATGGACAAAAActgatgtgtgtgcaggacaaaCACATCATGAAACAAGATGGTACAGAGTGTTCCTTAAAAATTCTGAACGCTGATGAACGAGATGACGGGAATTATACCATACAGCTGGAGAACAATTTGGGTACTGCCTCCTGCTCTGCCATGGTGAATGTTG AACTCAGTGAGTGGAGGACAGTACAATGGGA ACAAAATGCAACGGTCAGTTCTCTAAAGGAATTTAAAATTGATAATGACCATGTCAGACAACTTCGCTTCCTCCTGTATGGACCAGTTGGAGCAGGAAAATCCAGCATCATAAATACCATCAGAACCATTTTTGAAGATCGTCAGTTTGAAGGACTATGTGTAAACTGTCCAGTAGCAACACTGTCTAAATGCTATACTAAAAAT TATTTAAAATATAGTATTGGGACAGAAGGTGCGTTACCTTTGATCTTCAGCGATACAATGGGTGTAGAAAAAGGAGAATCTGAAGGAGTTTGCAGTGATGACATCATCAATGCTTTGAAAGGACACATAACAGAGGGTTATGTG tTCAACCCGACAGGTCAAATTCTTGAGGACAACCCACTTTATCGCATAAATCCCAGCCTGAGTGATAGGATTCACTGCCTAGTGAATGTTATTGCAGCAGACAAGATTGCACTGATGGATGTCGAAGTTATCAACAAAATGAAGAAAGTTAGAGAAGCAGCAAGCAGAATCG GGTTCCCTCAAGTGGTTTTTATGACTAGAGTTGATCTTGCCTGCCCACTGACAACCCGAAATTTGCACTGCATCTACAGAAGCAGGAAAATTAAGGAAAAC ATGCAGAAATGCAGTAATTTGCTGGGTGTTCCAGTGAACTGTATCTTCCCTGTGAAGAACTACTATGAAGAGACCACTGTGAATGAAGATACAAACTGCCTTATGCTGGATGCCCTAAAGCATATTATACCCTGGGTTCATAAATATGTGGTCAACTGCTCCACCAtgtcaacaaacaaacaatga